The following proteins are encoded in a genomic region of Lytechinus variegatus isolate NC3 chromosome 7, Lvar_3.0, whole genome shotgun sequence:
- the LOC121417989 gene encoding UDP-glucuronosyltransferase 2B33-like, which yields MKYPSVLSNFILLFCLVSAECGTILLSAMFGEGSHFMASAAIAESLVKRGHNVTALIGQAYAEQANNPRFAPIFDFKLFDHGVEPEVFREKFKVINSIAFEKSSLKAHAMAEELRQHMVISCELILNNTTLLKELLSIDVILYDATWPCALVIKEHIRKAGGRDHQRDIPVVSVLPSTPASLYIKAAGSSFHFSISPDVATGYSNRMSFKERIFNVLWAMMIDMFASAQFSPYDKYLSALGSDKTLFDLFRSSDLYLFNCDFAAEFPFPTTPNIIPVGGLTTRPSLPLESELEDFVTNSGDYGVVVFTLGSYLTSMDSDILEMFAQAFERLPQRIIWQLRDRADIKLPNNVKIMPWLPQNDLLGHPKTRAFMYQGGNNGFYEAVYHAVPMVVIPFYGDQHDVAARVTSRGLGKVLDKFSLSVDIIHSALTDVITNDSYSKNIQRTSAIFRDHDMNPPDTGAFWVEHVMKYGGSYMRTPVNDLNIIQYYLIDVILIFIFSTTLVMGLLVCSCRFLIGCICKRRKEKVE from the exons ATGAAGTATCCATCGGTTTTATCGAATTTCATCTTGTTATTCTGTCTAGTATCAGCCGAGTGTGGAACTATTCTCCTCTCGGCTATGTTCGGCGAGGGCAGCCACTTTATGGCTTCTGCTGCTATAGCAGAATCCCTTGTAAAACGCGGCCACAATGTCACAGCTCTGATTGGTCAAGCATACGCTGAACAGGCTAATAATCCTCGCTTTGCCCCCATCTTTGACTTCAAGTTATTTGATCATGGAGTGGAACCAGAGGTCTTCCGCGAGAAATTCAAAGTCATCAACAGCATTGCCTTCGAGAAGTCGAGCTTGAAGGCTCATGCTATGGCGGAAGAGCTCCGGCAACACATGGTAATTTCGTGTGaacttattttgaacaatacaACGCTTCTCAAGGAACTATTGTCCATTGATGTCATTTTGTACGATGCAACATGGCCTTGTGCCTTGGTTATCAAGGAACATATTCGGAAAGCTGGTGGCCGTGATCATCAACGAGACATTCCTGTTGTGTCTGTCCTTCCCTCCACACCAGCTTCGTTGTACATCAAGGCGGCAGGCTCGTCATTTCATTTCTCCATATCTCCCGACGTCGCGACTGGCTACTCCAATCGGATGTCATTCAAAGAAAGGATATTCAACGTCCTTTGGGCAATGATGATCGATATGTTTGCAAGTGCTCAGTTCTCTCCGTATGATAAATATCTATCCGCTCTGGGATCGGATAAGACGCTCTTTGATCTGTTCAGGTCTTCTGACTTGTATCTCTTCAACTGTGATTTTGCGGCGGAGTTCCCTTTTCCTACAACTCCTAACATCATTCCTGTTGGCGGGCTTACAACTAGGCCTTCTCTACCCCTTGAAAGT GAGCTCGAAGACTTTGTTACGAATTCTGGTGACTATGGGGTAGTGGTTTTCACTCTTGGGTCATACCTCACCTCCATGGACTCCGACATCTTAGAGATGTTTGCACAGGCTTTTGAACGGTTACCTCAGAGGATAATATGGCAGCTCAGAGACAGGGCTGACATCAAACTGCCCaacaatgtcaaaatcatgCCATGGCTACCGCAAAATGATTTACTAG GTCACCCAAAGACACGGGCCTTCATGTACCAAGGAGGCAACAATGGTTTCTACGAGGCCGTCTACCATGCTGTACCCATGGTCGTCATCCCTTTCTACGGTGACCAACACGACGTTGCCGCCAGGGTGACCTCTAGGGGACTGGGAAAGGTCTTGGACAAGTTCAGTCTCAGTGTCGATATCATCCACTCCGCTTTGACTGACGTCATTACAAATGATAG CTACAGCAAAAATATTCAGAGGACTTCGGCAATCTTTAGGGATCACGACATGAACCCACCCGACACCGGTGCATTTTGGGTAGAACATGTGATGAAATATGGAGGCTCCTATATGCGTACACCAGTAAATGATCTCAATATTATTCAGTACTATTTGATTGATGTTATcctgattttcatattttctacgACTTTGGTCATGGGGCTTCTTGTTTGCTCGTGCCGTTTTCTGATCGGGTGCATTtgtaaaaggagaaaagagaaagTTGAGTGA
- the LOC121418854 gene encoding sec1 family domain-containing protein 1-like yields MAVSIREKQIAALKRMLNLNAVPTKASLAEPAWKVLVYDRFGQDVISPLLSVKELRDMGVTLHLLLHSDRDPIPDVPAVYFVLPTEENVQRICQDFQNQTYVTYYLNFISAISRQRLEDLASAALQCNAVSLISKVFDQYLNFITLEDHFFTVRHQNRDSISYHAINRSDVKDTEMDTIMDTIVDSLFSFFVTMGTVPIIRSAKGNAAEMVAEKLDKKLRENLRDARNSLFTTDSVQSGQISFQRPLLVILDRNMDMATPLHHTWTYQALSHDVLDLQLNRVTLEETVPISSPGGGPGRTRKKVKSYDLSCTDKFWIGQKGNPFPEVAEAVQNELDIYRASEDEVKKLKSAMGLEGEDEEAISMLSDTTARLTSAVSSLPELLEKKRHIDMHMNIATALLDHIKARKLDVYFELEEKLMSKQLLDKSLMDVISDPDAGLPEDKMRLFIIFYICSPSVPESEVEQYRTALEAAGCNLAPLDYIKRWKAFSKMAAPPSQYGGGGTKTVGMFSKLMSTGSNFVMEGVKNFVVKKHNLPVTRVVDSLMELKSNTETDDYRYFDPKLLRMTDSSSIPRTKTPYQEAIVFVVGGGNYIEYQNLLDYVKSKSSTGSGGKKITYGCSEVLNSAQFMKQITLLGEEH; encoded by the exons ATGGCAGTGTCCATCAGAGAAAAACAGATTG ctgctTTGAAGCGAATGCTGAATCTGAATGCAGTTCCGACAAAAGCTTCACTTGCAGAACCAGCATGGAag GTGCTTGTATATGATCGCTTTGGCCAAGATGTTATATCTCCTCTTTTGTCAGTAAAGGAGCTCAGAGATATGGGAGTAACACTTCACTT GTTACTACATTCTGATCGAGATCCTATACCAGATGTGCCGGCTGTGTATTTCGTCCTACCTACAGAAGAAAATGTTCAAAGAATATGTCAG GACTTCCAGAATCAGACTTATGTAACATACTACTTGAATTTCATCTCAGCAATTTCTCGCCAGAGACTAGAAGACCTTGCCAGTGCTGCCCTTCAGTGTAATGCAGTTAGTCTTATATCTAAG GTTTTCGACCAGTATTTGAATTTTATCACCTTGGAAGACCACTTCTTCACAGTCAGACATCAAAACAGAGATTCAATATCATACCATG ctATCAATCGAAGTGATGTTAAAGACACAGAAATGGATACCATCATGGATACCATTGTTGATAGCCTCTTTTCATTCTTCGTTACCATGGGAACAGTGCCTATCATCAGGTCTGCGAAGGGAAATGCAGCAGAGATGGTCGCAGAG AAACTTGACAAGAAGCTCAGAGAGAATCTGCGTGATGCAAGGAATAGTCTTTTTACAACAGATAGTGTTCAATCAGGTCAGATCAG TTTTCAGCGCCCTCTCTTAGTGATCTTAGATAGGAACATGGATATGGCCACACCTCTCCATCATACATGGACATACCAGGCATTGTCACATGATGTACTG GATTTGCAACTGAATAGAGTGACATTAGAAGAGACTGTACCAATCAGTAGTCCAGGTGGAGGGCCAGGAAGAACCAGGAAAAAGGTCAAGTCTTATGATCTCTCCTGCACAGACAAGTTCTGGATAGGACAAAAGGGAAA TCCATTCCCTGAAGTAGCTGAGGCAGTGCAGAATGAGTTAGATATTTACAGGGCTTCTGAAGATGAAGTGAAGAAACTCAAATCAGCTATG GGACTTGAAGGGGAAGATGAGGAAGCAATTAGTATGCTCTCAGACACGACAGCTAGATTAACTTCTGCAGTAAG CTCTCTTCCAGAATTGCTTGAGAAGAAAAGACACATTGACATGCACATGAATATTGCCACTGCTCTTCTTGATCATATAAAG gCCAGGAAACTGGATGTGTActttgaacttgaagaaaaGCTGATGAGCAAACAGTTGTTAgataaatctttgatggatgtGATCTCAGATCCTGATGCTGGCTTACCAGAAGATAAGATGAGACTTTTCATTATATTCTACATTTGCTCTCCATCAGTACCAGAG tcGGAAGTTGAGCAATACAGAACAGCATTAGAAGCAGCTGGCTGTAATCTAGCACCATTGGATTACATCAAGAGATGGAA AGCTTTCAGTAAGATGGCTGCTCCACCTAGCCAGTATGGAGGTGGAGGAACAAAGACGGTAGGAATGTTCTCTAAACTCATGAGCACAGGATCCAACTTTGTCATGGAAGGTGTCAAGAACTTCGTGGTCAAGAAACAT AACCTTCCTGTTACGAGGGTTGTGGATTCTCTAATGGAGCTGAAATCAAATACA GAAACAGATGATTACAGATATTTTGACCCTAAACTTCTAAGAATGACTGACAG cTCTTCCATCCCTCGGACCAAGACCCCATACCAAGAAGCCATTGTGTTTGTAGTTGGAGGAGGAAATTATATAGAATACCAGAATCTATTAGACTATGTCAAG AGTAAATCAAGCACCGGAAGCGGAGGCAAGAAGATAACGTATGGCTGCAGTGAAGTGCTAAATTCTGCACAGTTTATGAAACAG ATCACTTTACTTGGAGAGGAGCATTGA
- the LOC121418855 gene encoding leucine repeat adapter protein 25-like, giving the protein MSLILKPKMDPNSNQKPDLPALPKSLSGLLNANSGTSREMGRILAHQTNIQDSLAAGFSPSHVHKSGGRKKRKRIEIPRGNLDAALALLRKEMVGLRQLDVSLLSELWSLNESIQDYKSDMEKVVDSSSDLDPDDSQLSQLSALDEEQMED; this is encoded by the exons ATGTCTCTAATTCTGAAACCCAAAATGGATCCAAATTCGAACCAGAAACCAGATCTGCCTGCACTCCCGAAGAGCTTGAGTGGGCTTCTGAATGCCAACAGTGGAACTAGCCGAGAAATGGGTAGAATTTTAGCCCACCAAACGAACATACAGGACAGTCTGGCAGCTGGATTTTCTCCGAGCCATGTCCATAAGAGCGGAGGACGGAAAAAGAGGAAGCGCATTGAAATACCAAGAGGAAATCTAGATGCTGCATTGGCCTTGCTTAGAAAAGAAATG GTTGGTCTTCGTCAGCTGGATGTATCTCTCTTGAGTGAGCTATGGTCTTTAAATGAATCCATCCAAGATTATAAGTCAGACATGGAGAAGGTGGTTGATAGCTCTTCGGATCTGGACCCTGATGACTCTCAGCTCAGCCAACTATCGGCTCTAGATGAAGAACAAATGGAGGATTAA